The Pseudomonadota bacterium genomic interval ACCTTCAAGGAAGAAATCGGCATCCAGCTCCAGAACACCGAATTACCCCAGTATCTCACCGTCAAGGAAACCCTTGAGACCTTTCGGAATCTCTATAACAAAAAGGCTGACCTGGATGAACTGGTCTCCAGCTGCCGCCTTGAAGATCTCCTGAACAGGGACAACCGCAAAATTTCCGGCGGCCAGAAACAAAGGCTGCTGCTGTCAATCGCCCTGGCCAACGATCCGGAGCTTGTTTTTCTCGATGAACCGACAACCGGGCTCGACCCCCAGGCTCGCCGCTATCTCTGGGATATTGTCCGAAAAATCAAGGCAAACAACAAAACGGTTGTCCTGACCACCCATTACATGGAAGAGGCGCAGATTCTCTGTGACCGGATTGCAATTATGGATAACGGCAAAATTATCGCCATGGGTTCCCCCAGGGAACTTCTCGAAAAATACTGCAAAGGCAGTTCAATTATCCTGCGTGGAGACATTGCCGATGCAAGCCTCGACAAACTGCCGTGCACCTGGTTCCGCATCGAGGACAGAATTGAAATCCGGACCGAGGCGGCCAATGAATGCATAACCCACTTGATGGAATTGGATATTGATTTGACATCGATGACGGTCCGCGCCCAGAACCTGGAAGACCTTTTCCTGAAACTTACCGGCAAGGAAATTCGGAGCTGATACTTCATGTGGAGACGAATCTGGACAATTTTTGAGGCCCGCAATAAAGAATTTTACCGGGACAAATCAGCCCTGGGCTGGAATTTTCTTTTTCCGTTTCTGATTATCATCGGCTTTAACCTGATGTTCAGCGGCGATCGCCAGAACATCTATAAAGTCGGTTATGTCGGGGACACGACCTCCATTGAATACACAACGGAGTTTAAAGCTTTTCAGCAAACAAAATATATCGAATTCATCACCTTTGACTCCAGGGAATCGGCACTTGACAAGCTGCTGCATCACAGAATCGACCTGCTCATTCATCCTGCCGAAGGTAAATACTGGGTCAGCAGTTCATCTCCCAAAGGATATGTTGTCGAGCAGCTCCTCAAAGCACAAAACGGCGGCCAATCGATTTTCCTCAGGCAAAGTGTCAATGGTCGGGAAATACCCTATGTGGAATGGCTTTTCCCGGGAATCCTCGGGATGAATATCATGTTCAGCTCACTCTTCGGGGTTGGTTTTGTCGTGGTCAGATACAGGAAAAACGGCGTGCTGAAACGCTTGAGCGTCACACCTACAAGACCTTATGAATTCCTCACTGCCCAGGTAATTTCAAGAATGTTTCTGCTGATGGCCACAACCGCCATTGTGTATACGGGCTGTGCAATGCTCTATGGCTTTCAGTGCCGGGGTTCCTATCTTACCCTGATCCTGGTTTTTGCACTGGGTGGCTTCAGCATGATTGCCCTTGGGCTGCTCATTGCATCAAGGAGCAGCAGCGAGGAATTTGCCGGTGGGATATTAAATCTTACCACCTGGCCCATGATGTTTCTTTCGGAGGTGTGGTTTTCTCTGGAAGGTGCT includes:
- a CDS encoding ABC transporter ATP-binding protein — its product is MNHLLEIINLVKTFPEVRAVDGISFHIESGECFGLLGPNGAGKTTTIEVIEGISKPTSGEILYKGKPREVTFKEEIGIQLQNTELPQYLTVKETLETFRNLYNKKADLDELVSSCRLEDLLNRDNRKISGGQKQRLLLSIALANDPELVFLDEPTTGLDPQARRYLWDIVRKIKANNKTVVLTTHYMEEAQILCDRIAIMDNGKIIAMGSPRELLEKYCKGSSIILRGDIADASLDKLPCTWFRIEDRIEIRTEAANECITHLMELDIDLTSMTVRAQNLEDLFLKLTGKEIRS
- a CDS encoding ABC transporter permease — protein: MWRRIWTIFEARNKEFYRDKSALGWNFLFPFLIIIGFNLMFSGDRQNIYKVGYVGDTTSIEYTTEFKAFQQTKYIEFITFDSRESALDKLLHHRIDLLIHPAEGKYWVSSSSPKGYVVEQLLKAQNGGQSIFLRQSVNGREIPYVEWLFPGILGMNIMFSSLFGVGFVVVRYRKNGVLKRLSVTPTRPYEFLTAQVISRMFLLMATTAIVYTGCAMLYGFQCRGSYLTLILVFALGGFSMIALGLLIASRSSSEEFAGGILNLTTWPMMFLSEVWFSLEGAEPWVQKLARIFPLTHMIDSARKVMNDGASLYDIRYQIITLIAMSSLFLLFGSLLFKWQKD